One window of the Pseudarthrobacter sp. ATCC 49987 genome contains the following:
- a CDS encoding acyl-CoA dehydrogenase family protein, translating into NSFRDVAAMLRAMRSDVAWIATGIAAGAFEAALRYVTERRQFGRTLGSFQLVQEKLARMLGNVTSALSLVVRLTEQQSKGIYRDQDSALAKMQTSLLMRETVALAREVVGGNGITLETDVARFHADAEAVYSYEGTHEINALIVGRALTGESAFTR; encoded by the coding sequence GAACTCCTTCCGGGACGTCGCGGCAATGCTGCGCGCGATGCGCTCGGACGTTGCCTGGATCGCCACGGGCATCGCGGCCGGTGCATTCGAGGCGGCACTGCGCTACGTCACGGAACGCCGGCAGTTCGGCCGCACGCTCGGATCCTTCCAGCTGGTCCAGGAAAAACTGGCCCGGATGCTCGGAAACGTCACCTCGGCGCTGTCCCTCGTGGTGCGGCTCACCGAACAGCAATCCAAAGGCATCTACCGGGACCAGGACTCCGCCCTGGCCAAAATGCAGACATCCCTGCTGATGCGCGAAACCGTGGCCCTGGCCCGCGAAGTGGTCGGCGGCAACGGCATCACCCTCGAAACCGACGTCGCACGCTTCCACGCCGACGCCGAGGCCGTCTACTCCTACGAAGGCACCCACGAAATCAACGCCCTCATCGTCGGCCGGGCCCTGACCGGCGAAAGCGCCTTCACCCGCTGA
- a CDS encoding MaoC family dehydratase, whose amino-acid sequence MPNLVVDFDKLLTLAGTDLGVSEYREITQEQINKFADATGDDQWIHVDPERAKDGPFGAPIAHGFFTLSLIIPFWGELFDVDGVTAKVNYGLDKVRFTSPVKVGARIRMRATISEVTEVKGGAQIKVANTIEIEGQERPAVVAEFLARFYK is encoded by the coding sequence ATGCCCAATCTCGTCGTCGATTTCGACAAACTGCTCACTCTCGCCGGCACCGATCTCGGGGTCAGCGAGTACCGCGAAATCACCCAGGAACAGATCAACAAGTTCGCCGACGCCACCGGTGACGACCAGTGGATCCACGTTGACCCGGAACGCGCCAAGGACGGCCCGTTCGGCGCCCCAATCGCCCACGGCTTTTTCACCCTCTCGCTCATCATCCCTTTCTGGGGCGAGCTGTTCGACGTCGACGGCGTCACCGCGAAGGTCAACTACGGACTGGACAAGGTCCGCTTCACGTCCCCGGTCAAGGTGGGCGCGCGGATCCGGATGCGGGCCACCATCAGCGAAGTGACCGAGGTCAAGGGCGGCGCCCAGATCAAGGTCGCCAACACCATCGAGATCGAAGGCCAGGAGCGCCCCGCAGTCGTCGCGGAATTCCTCGCCCGCTTCTACAAGTAA
- a CDS encoding MFS transporter produces the protein MSGLTQLQAMGTAERRKEARTVIASSYLGSTIEYYDFLLYATAAAVVFPKVFFSGMDDWVGVVAAYGTFAAGYVARPVGGIIFGHFGDRMGRKGMLIISMLVMGLASTLIGLVPGASVAGPWGAVLLVILRVFQGIAVGGEWGGAALMALEHSESGKRGFAASFVNAGAPTGAVLGTLIMGAFSALPNDQFLAWGWRVPFLLSFVLLGVGMFVRLKVSESPIFKAALEQEKAEKAQADQEAIRQGLTAKRDIPLLLVLRRPKTLIFTMLAGAAGFALQVVLATFSVTYAVSKGADRQGVLYAFAAASLISIVFVIMGGRLSDKVGRRPVMIGGLVLFIIYLVPMFQLLSSNNIMLIFVAFAIGLMIHSTLFGPLAAFVSEQFGTTSRYTGASLGYQLATLLGAGFTPGIVAQIFKDSGQDTASVVWYLAAMSVVSIVFILLTREPKNNDLRTVQA, from the coding sequence ATGTCAGGACTCACTCAGCTTCAAGCGATGGGCACCGCCGAGCGACGCAAGGAAGCACGCACGGTCATTGCCTCCAGCTACCTGGGCAGCACCATCGAGTACTACGACTTCCTCCTCTACGCCACGGCCGCAGCGGTTGTCTTCCCGAAGGTCTTCTTCAGCGGCATGGACGACTGGGTTGGCGTTGTGGCCGCCTACGGCACGTTTGCCGCGGGCTACGTGGCCCGCCCGGTTGGCGGAATCATCTTCGGCCACTTCGGCGACAGGATGGGCCGCAAGGGCATGCTGATCATCTCCATGCTGGTCATGGGCCTGGCTTCCACCCTGATCGGGCTGGTACCAGGTGCCTCCGTGGCCGGACCCTGGGGTGCGGTGCTCCTGGTGATTCTTCGCGTCTTCCAGGGCATCGCCGTCGGCGGGGAATGGGGCGGGGCCGCCCTGATGGCGCTGGAGCACTCCGAATCGGGCAAGCGCGGGTTTGCCGCCTCGTTCGTCAACGCCGGGGCGCCCACCGGTGCCGTCCTGGGCACCCTGATCATGGGCGCGTTCTCGGCGCTGCCGAACGACCAGTTCCTCGCCTGGGGCTGGCGGGTGCCGTTCCTGCTCTCCTTCGTGCTGCTGGGCGTGGGCATGTTCGTCCGGCTCAAGGTTTCCGAAAGCCCTATCTTCAAGGCCGCACTGGAACAGGAAAAGGCCGAAAAGGCACAGGCTGACCAGGAAGCCATCCGCCAGGGCCTCACTGCCAAGCGGGATATTCCGCTGCTGCTGGTACTGCGGCGCCCCAAGACCCTGATCTTCACCATGCTGGCCGGCGCCGCCGGCTTCGCCCTCCAGGTGGTCCTGGCGACGTTCTCGGTGACCTACGCCGTCTCCAAGGGCGCGGACCGCCAGGGCGTGCTGTACGCCTTTGCTGCCGCCTCGCTGATCTCCATCGTGTTCGTGATCATGGGCGGCCGGCTTTCGGACAAGGTGGGCAGGCGGCCGGTGATGATCGGCGGCCTGGTTCTCTTCATCATTTACCTGGTGCCGATGTTCCAGCTGCTCTCCTCCAACAACATCATGCTGATCTTCGTGGCGTTCGCCATCGGCCTGATGATCCATTCCACGCTGTTCGGTCCTTTGGCGGCCTTCGTGTCCGAGCAGTTCGGCACCACCTCCCGCTACACCGGCGCGTCCCTGGGCTACCAGCTGGCAACCCTGCTCGGTGCCGGGTTCACTCCGGGCATCGTGGCCCAGATCTTCAAGGACTCAGGCCAGGACACGGCATCGGTGGTCTGGTACCTGGCGGCCATGTCGGTGGTCTCCATCGTCTTCATCCTGCTGACCCGGGAACCGAAGAACAACGACCTCCGCACCGTCCAGGCCTGA